The Liolophura sinensis isolate JHLJ2023 chromosome 12, CUHK_Ljap_v2, whole genome shotgun sequence genome segment TAGGAGCATCTGAGCTCCCCGGTGAAGGCGTCCCACAGATGGATTGGTGTGTTGGATGAGGTTGTGGCAAAACTGAAAGcatgtacaacaaacaatcTTTGTCTACGTTATGCAGATTTCACGGCAAACtttgcatgtgtatgtgaacTTAATTAACAGAAGAGTCTCACAATGAGTAAATCTGTTTCATCTATTGATTAGACAATTCCTCCACAGTAATTGGTTAACACACTATACAATGGCAGTCTTCATTATTGATGGAGGAGACAGTGGTGTTaagggataaaccaccgacctttggctgGTTACTGATATGCTTTCCCACAAGAATTATGAATGTCATAATTCATTATCTGTGTCACAATTTATTATCAGTGTCATAATCAATCACCAGCATGAAATCCATTATACTAGCAACACAATTCATTATCTGTGTCACAATTTATTATCAGTGTCATAATTTATTATCAGTGTCATAATCAATTTCCAGCATGAAATCCATTATACTAGCAACACAATTCATTATTTGTGTCACAATTTATTATCAGTGTCATAACTTATTATCAGTGTCATAATCAATTTCCAGCATGAAATCCATTATATTAGCAACATAATTCATTACCAGCATCACAGTTTATTATCAGTGTCATAATCAATTTCCAGCATGAAATCCATTATATTAGCGACACAATTCATTATCTATATCATAATCCATCATCAGCTTCATAATCTATTATCAAGCATTTATTTAGCTTCATCTACTCATCAACGGTGTGGGTATCTGTAAGGCAGAGATAGGCACTGCCATCATAAAACACATCTAACCTCCTCAGGCCACATCAaaggccaattccacaaagtatTTTTGGCTTAGGTTAAAATTCGAAACTTCTTCACCAAGCTTAGTTTTTGAAAcaagaagttgaaatttggatataTTTGTCATAAGGCAGACAAACTGAcgaaaaataagctgataagaAACATAAGAAAAATAAGCAATAAACctattgtatttcaaattttgacttaagtcagaaatggctttgtggaataggCCCCCAggctacagtgtacattacaTACCAGCAAGTTGCAGGGTCGGCTGAGGACATGAGGGGGTACCAGCTGTAATCGTAGACAGTCTCCGACTCCTGTATCTTCAGTACAGATGTCTGTGAAAAGAACAAGACAAAGAGCTTTTTGAGAGACAAAATACAGATATCTCCTTTCTTTACCATCTTCTCCATtccacatgtactgtatttgtctAAGTAACTATAAAGCTAAAAGTGAGGGTGTATTGTTCATGGTATGCAAAGGCAGCGTATGTACCGTAACTCTTCTAGATGCTTCAGGAATTCTGACACTCTAGAATATCCCCACCCCAACACCCAGGTATTTAAACTTCTGGGAGTGCCGCCGACAGGGATggctgattggtgtttatacgAAGTAAGTGGATTAAAGGTAGATGGTGAAACTCATCCTAACTTACCCcgctccaccccaccccctcctccaACCTCCCCACCTAAAACACCCCTGaaaagatcaatagaactctcaagAGTCCAGCAAAATGAATGACCTATTAAATAAACGATAGTGGTGATGTTTTTTTGTGGAGAAAGTCAGAGTAAAATACCCACTATGTTCCCAATGTACACGTACCTGATACAACTCCTTAAAATGACAATACTAAaccaaatgtatttattgattactgtaaatcttcaaccttttgaacCACTACTGCTCTTTTTTTCAGtcgaatttatgcatacaattattctgaaaatgaagctaaaatgatttgtttgtgtctttaaaaatatagctttcataaaactgtgcaaattatttatctCCACTCCACAGTTCTCTGtgaatgtttcaaatatttcaaaatgttttctcaCCAGAGAAAACAGCCTGCGCTGAAGGGGTTGTACGTAACATTTCACTTTTGGATTGATCCACTGCTTTGCTTTGAGTTTCCGTTGGcaacatgtaaatttgttgtgAATTGATGATTGTCAAAATGGCtaaaacatttctgacaagCTTAGTCACATTGGCGAAGGGAAAAAAACGGTTAGCGCTAGGACACCATGCATAGATCTAACAGAATATAAAATCTTACCATTTCCTCTAGGTTTTCTGTCTGGCCAGTTAGCAGCGGTTCAGGTAGGTTAAACAGTTTGAGCAAACAGTCATTACTGCAGGTCATCAAGCAACTGCCATCTGGTGACCTAAAGAAGAGGGAGGGAAGAGCCATTGCCTGGCAATGTTCAAAGGAAAGAGAGcaatttatttatgaaacattaaaatatttggaGGCATGGCATGAACAGAACCTAAGACAAATGCctgattgttttttaaaaaatggcaactGAAAGGAATGAAATAGGAATTGAAAAAATTTACTTTGagagataaataaaaaagaaattccatCAATACCCCaataaaaatttttatttatttatttatttgattggtgttttatgctgtactcaagaatatttcacttatatgatggcagccagcattatggtggggggaagcccggcagagcccgggggaaacccacgaccatctgcaggtttaaGAAAGTTGTGCCCAGTTTTTGGGGGGTCCCTGGGGTTACAAACGAACATATTTTAATGACAGTCTAATATGATATCAgaactaattcttcaaccttttctcatgtttgccaggtgtttaatcaagcatattctgaaggcattattctatgtggGCTGATAAAATGACACtcttttatgaagccctgaaaatggccgatccaaccagtgtaatttgtctccaaaatctaattacaaatgtgcataaattacactgaaaggaattagggtattccCCCTACAGTTCAAATAGTAGGCCTATGTGTTAACATGTGGGATAACTATATGGAACTTAAGACTGACCCTTCAGGCTCATTGCTTTATAGCTATCCCTAATTTTAGGCCTGTCAAAGGATATTTCCCCCTAAAAGCTTCCCCCAAAAGCAGCTCAATGACCAGTCAATTAACGTAATGCCATTGATACAACATGTTTTTGCATTATAATGTGGAATGATGCATATAACAGAAGTATAAACCGAGAGCCATTTTCCACTTTGATACTGACCAGAACTCTGCGATCATGCTTAGACTTACCACTTACATCCCCTGAGGAAGTTGTCTGTCTGTGAGAACTCTGCCCAGGCTCCACAAATCTGTACAGGAGGTTTGCTGACATCGTATTCCACTGTACTGATAAACATAAAATCACTCTTATCAACATGCtatacaatgaatgaatgaatgaacgcttGGAGTTtgatgtcgtacttaacaaattttcactcatatgataaCAAGGatcattacgtgtgtgtacaaatactgtgtctccttgtagtaTGGTGAGTCCATGgtaccactgaagtatcatgcccaaaccaccagacatcacaccacacccagtcacattattcagactctgggtcaaccagtcctgtttccttgctctaacttacacagcaacaagtaccagttttaaagtctttggtatgacccgacctgggtttgatccctggtttCCTGACTTCCACCAAACGGTCCGTGAACATGCTATATGATCTAATTATTAATTGAGAAGTATGGCACAGTATAAACTTTATCAGTCTTATACACATGGAGTGTAATCCACTGTCACAATGACATCATCTTCCACTCCAATCATAcatcttgagcacggcgtaaaacatcaatcaaatcaaaaccaaTCATACACCTCCTTCTACATACTAGTATATTAAAACCACATGGTCACATCATATGCTTAACTGACAAGGCACATGTATCTGTCAGACAGGCCTTCGTTTTTCGTTTTGAGCAGGTATGTGATTATCAGATCCCTTTCCATGTTTGTGAACTTTGAGTGAGCTGTGCACACCTATATGTCTAAGTCACAATGCTGCGCTAACACACTAACtacttggccatggaggccccaactTAAACTTGAAGGCAGGACCGCAATTGAATATTAGCATGAGAATAACATAAAAATGGATTGTTTTAACGAAATTTTTCGCTCGTACGATGACTGTCAGTAttaggagtggaggaaactggagtgccaggGGTTaatcaccgacctttggcatgttgctgacaaactttcccagcTTGTGATGTATAGATATACACGTCATATTGtgggaagacaagtggtcttcaataaaAATATAGTGAGTTAGTGAGGAAAATTTGTTGTCCTGAGCTGGGTTGGAACCCACAGCTCTTGTGTCCTTCAGAATGCAATCCATTGCAAGTGCaaatacaacaaatatacaacaaaatatagaacaaatatttatgtttatgtataacAGACACTGCAGCAAAATTATGGAGGTGAAACACCCATCAAGTTATAAGGTCTTTCAATCCTTCCTAAATCCAAAGTAttagtaccttttttttttatatcctacCTTTCAACATACATCTCAGGGTTTAACACACCGTCTGATTTATTGTCATCATTGACATCCTCTGTGTTATCACTAGTGTTATCCTTTTTATCACCATAAGTCTCAGATTCCTCTCTCTCTTCAGTCCTTAGTTCATCACTGCATCTATCCACCTCCATGTTctctgttgccatggaaacatcCTGATTCAGCACCAGCGATTCCTGCTGTTCGTGATTTTGCTTCTGATTATCTGATATTTCTGATAGACCATCATTTTTGACATCACTAACATTGTCTGTATTTTCAACAgatatttcagaattttttgaGTTCTCCAATGGTTCACTTGGTGTTTCTTGGTACGTAGTCTCCATCATTAGTCCTGACCCTGTCTGTGAACTTCAGATGCTCTCTGAGTCAGAGGGTACACTCTGGTCAGATTTGTTTCCCCTTTGGGTATCCCTACAATGTTCTCCTTACATCAGTCACTTTCCATGTCAGGTGCTTGTCAAAAAGCTAGAAGGTCAGGAGCTTTCACATTCTGCAAATCTGCTATCACTCTAGCAACATCCAAAATCCTGCTTAAAACAGAGTAGAAACAAGCaacatcaaaatcaaatcacatCAAAAGCACCCCTCATTGGGTGGAATATACCGGTACATCTCCAccaccaacccaccctcagcacTGCAGAGTTTTAAGCAATGACAGAAGAATAGGCTGAAAGGGATCAAAGCTTTCCTTATTTAGCTTTACAGCAGCAAATTCCTGATGGTCAGGGTGATAATTTGCATCTGTTGTTGAGGCatgagaggtacatgtaggctgtacaACTTGCAGCTGTTGTTGAGGCatgagaggtacatgtaggtactacAACTTGCAGCTGTTGTTGAGgcatgaaaagtacatgtaggtagtacaATTTGCAGCTGTTGTTGAGGCATGAGGGGTACATGTAGGCAGTACAATTTGCAGCTGTTGTTGAGGCATGaggggtacatgtaggtagtacaACTTGCAGCTGTTGTTGAGGCATGaggggtacatgtaggtagtacaATTTGCAGCTGTTGTTGAGACatgagaggtacatgtaggcagtaCAATTTGAAGGTGTTGTTGAGgcatgaaaagtacatgtaggcagtaCAATTTGCAGCTGTTGCTGAGGCATGaggggtacatgtaggtagtacaATTTGCAGCTGTTGTTGAGGCATGaggggtacatgtaggtagtacaATTTGCAGCTGTTGTTGAGGCatgagaggtacatgtaggcagtaCAATTTGCAGCTGTTGTTGAGGCATGaggggtacatgtaggtagtacaACTTGCAGCTGTTGTTGAGGCatgagaggtacatgtaggcagtaCAATTTGCAGCTGTTGTTGAGGCATGaggggtacatgtaggtagtacaATTTGCAGCTGTTGTTGAGGCATGAGAGATATATGTAGGTAGTACAACTTGCAGTTGTTGTTGAGGCATGaggggtacatgtaggtagtacaATTTGCAGCTGTTGTTGAGGCATGaggggtacatgtaggttgtacaATTTG includes the following:
- the LOC135479371 gene encoding uncharacterized protein LOC135479371, producing the protein MMETTYQETPSEPLENSKNSEISVENTDNVSDVKNDGLSEISDNQKQNHEQQESLVLNQDVSMATENMEVDRCSDELRTEEREESETYGDKKDNTSDNTEDVNDDNKSDGVLNPEMYVESTVEYDVSKPPVQICGAWAEFSQTDNFLRGCKWQWLFPPSSLGHQMAVA